The following are from one region of the Oreochromis aureus strain Israel breed Guangdong linkage group 1, ZZ_aureus, whole genome shotgun sequence genome:
- the tgfbrap1 gene encoding transforming growth factor-beta receptor-associated protein 1 homolog, translated as MSVKAFELVPAVERDLLMGDKARINIECIECCGKHLYVGTNDCFIHHFLLAEVASSKGKPGYLAQKLLHKYLGLKKPVAELRAASALERLIVLCEGIVFLVDMVTLETVPSAGGGGAKIRGVASFCVNENPVNTDPFCVEMGVLSSKRRTVQIYMVYEDRVQLVKELTTPEQPCAVSLDGYFLCLALTTQYMILNYNTGASQDLFPYNSEERRPILKRIGREEFLLAAPGGLGMFANAEGVSQRAPVRWSESVIGAAVCFPYVVALDESFITIHSMLDQQLKQTLSFRDGHILQNFEGKVILASTKAVYVLVPLPLERQIQDLLANHRVEEALILTEGAQRNIPKDKFQNLHKRILQQAGFIQFGQLQFLEAKEHFRKGQLDVRELISLCPLLLPASSSFTRCHPPLHEFADLSHLAQGDQEKVLQCKKFLISYLGEVRSTEVVNGCREDVDTALLKLYAEQDHESLLDLLASDNACVLADSVPWLEKYHKYFALGLLYHYNGQDSAALQLWIRVADGELQDPTRSDLFEYIVDFLCTSSNVDLVWKYADWALRKDPIIGVRVFTKRHTSKDQPDLNPDDVITYLGKHSQALLLYLENLVLEKRVQKEKFHTHLAVLYLERVLSLMSQSPKDEEQLTKARERLQALLRESDLYRVQFLLAKMENREELLLERATLHGKLEEHDKALHILVHQLRDFPSAEAFCLWASSSRDSAYRQQLFHLLLGVYLDGSPPGQLGDSGELEMAAVDLLNRHGEVFDAVRVLRMLPEGWSLQLLRPFLGRAIRANMHACRTSRIALGLAHSENLQLLHDRLKECKKPIFVSEKKGCHLCHNTFSEPSVVCLPGGVPVHTHCVAQRVRDSPTKRQLTNSSKHT; from the exons ATGAGCGTGAAGGCTTTTGAGCTAGTCCCCGCTGTGGAGCGAGATCTCCTCATGGGCGACAAAGCTCGCATCAACATTGAGTGCATTGAATGCTGTGGAAAGCACTTGTACGTGGGCACCAATGACTGCTTCATCCACCACTTTCTGCTGGCTGAGGTCGCCTCCTCTAAAGGGAAGCCGGGTTACTTGGCTCAGAAGTTGCTGCACAAATACCTTGGCCTCAAGAAACCTGTTGCTGAGCTGCGGGCTGCTTCTGCTCTGGAGCGTCTCATAGTGCTCTGTGAAGGGATAGTGTTCCTCGTTGACATGGTGACGCTGGAAACGGTGCCCTcggcaggtggaggtggagccAAGATCAGGGGCGTGGCATCATTTTGTGTTAACGAGAACCCGGTGAACACCGATCCGTTCTGTGTCGAAATGGGCGTGCTATCCTCCAAACGGCGGACGGTCCAGATTTACATGGTGTACGAGGACAGAGTGCAGCTGGTGAAAGAGTTGACAACGCCCGAGCAGCCCTGTGCTGTCAGTCTCGACGGTTACTTCTTGTGCCTGGCTCTTACCACACAGTATATGATCCTGAACTACAACACGGGAGCCTCCCAAGACCTCTTCCCTTACAACAGTGAGGAGAGGAGACCCATTTTGAAGAGAATTGGCAGGGAGGAGTTTCTCTTAGCAGCACCTGGTGGTCTAG GAATGTTTGCCAATGCAGAGGGGGTATCTCAGCGAGCTCCGGTCAGGTGGTCAGAGAGCGTGATTGGTGCCGCTGTGTGTTTTCCATACGTGGTGGCGTTGGACGAGAGCTTCATCACCATCCACAGCATGTTGGACCAACAACTTAAACAGACCCTTTCATTCAGGGATGGCCATATTCTGCAAAACTTTGAAG gGAAGGTCATTCTGGCTTCTACTAAGGCCGTGTACGTCTTAGTACCTCTGCCGCTGGAAAGACAGATTCAAGACTTGCTGGCCAATCACAGAGTGGAGGAGGCGCTCATTCTCACAGAGGGAGCGCAGCGAAATATTCCCAAAGACAAGTTCCAG AATTTGCACAAACGAATCCTCCAGCAGGCCGGATTCATACAGTTTGGCCAGCTTCAGTTTCTGGAAGCGAAAGAACACTTCCG GAAGGGTCAGCTGGATGTGCGGGAGCTGATATCTCTCTGCCCATTACTGCTACCAGCTTCCTCTTCATTCACGCGGTGCCACCCTCCTCTCCATGAGTTTGCAGATCTCAGTCATTTGGCACAGGGTGACCAGGAGAAAGTGTTGCAATGCAAGAAGTTCCTCATAAGTTATTTAGGAGAG GTACGAAGCACAGAGGTGGTGAACGGCTGTAGAGAGGATGTGGACACTGCACTGTTAAAGCTGTATGCCGAACAAGATCACGAGAGCCTTTTAGACCTCCTGGCTTCAGACAATGCCTGCGTGCTAGCAGACAGTGTCCCATGGCTGGAGAAATATCACAA ATATTTTGCGCTGGGACTGCTCTATCATTATAATGGTCAGGATTCAGCAGCACTTCAG TTGTGGATTCGTGTGGCAGATGGGGAGCTGCAGGATCCTACTAGATCTGATCTTTTTGAGTACATTGTGGACTTTCTCTGCACCTCCTCTAATGTGGACCTTGTATGGAAGTATGCAGACTGGGCCCTACGGAAGGATCCCATC ATAGGTGTCCGTGTCTTCACTAAGAGGCATACCAGTAAAGACCAGCCGGATTTGAACCCTGATGATGTCATCACTTACCTGGGAAAGCACAGCCAGGCGCTTCTGCTTTACTTGGAGAACCTGGTGCTGGAGAAAAGGGTGCAG AAGGAGAAGTTCCACACACATCTGGCTGTGTTGTACTTGGAGAGGGTGTTATCTTTGATGTCACAGTCTCCAAAAGATGAGGAACAGCTGACCAAAGCTAGAGAAAGGCTTCAAGCCCTGCTCAGGGAGTCCGACCTATACCGTGTACAGTTTCTTTTAG CTAAAATGGAGAACCGTGAAGAACTGCTGCTAGAGCGTGCAACACTACATGGAAAACTAGAGGAGCATGACAAAGCGCTGCACATTCTGGTGCACCAGCTCAGAGACTTCCCGTCCGCCGAGGCCTTCTGCTTATGGGCCTCTTCTAGTAGAGATTCGGCGTACCGACAGCAGCTCTTTCACCTGCTGCTGGGGGTGTATTTGGATGGGAGCCCTCCTGGGCAATTGGGAGATAGCGGAGAGCTGGAGATGGCGGCGGTGGACCTCCTAAATCGGCACGGGGAGGTGTTTGATGCGGTCCGTGTCCTGCGAATGCTGCCAGAAGGCTGGTCGCTTCAGCTGCTGCGTCCTTTTCTGGGTCGAGCCATCAGGGCCAACATGCACGCCTGCCGCACGTCCAGGATCGCTTTAGGGCTCGCACACTCTGAAAACCTTCAACTGCTGCACGATAGG TTGAAAGAGTGTAAGAAACCCATCTTTGTGTCTGAAAAGAAGGGATGCCACCTGTGCCACAACACCTTCAGCGAGCCCAGCGTGGTGTGTCTGCCCGGTGGAGTGCCTGTCCACACCCACTGTGTCGCCCAGAGAGTAAGAGACTCTCCTACAAAGAGACAGTTGACTAATAGCAGTAAACATACGTGA